One segment of Haliotis asinina isolate JCU_RB_2024 chromosome 12, JCU_Hal_asi_v2, whole genome shotgun sequence DNA contains the following:
- the LOC137258644 gene encoding uncharacterized protein, whose product MRSEIYIYALILGGFTISDDVRGEQIDCDTYVLRTDVSRIEKIYRCLGKPKTGPKTIVHQVCPLVKMPSAVLQLDTSAQNVRPSLAGVTYQFQIIGIQSTIASDVISSVTGLSLHGCSVACTGDPVCMAFAHGVGDTCVLASVCNPSMTTQPGFMVYDISQWYQD is encoded by the exons ATGCGTTCGGAGATATACATTTACGCTCTAATTCTTGGTGGATTTACAATTTCAG ATGATGTGCGGGGAGAGCAGATTGACTGTGACACTTACGTCCTGAGAACGGACGTCTCCCGCATAGAGAAGATCTACCGCTGCCTCGGCAAACCTAAAACTGGACCCAAGACTATTGTCCACCAAGTGTGTCCCCTTGTGAAAATGCCTTCCGCTGTACTCCAGCTGGACACATCAGCTCAGAACGTCAGACCCAGTCTTGCTGGCGTTACCTATCAGTTCCAGATTATTGGGATTCAATCGACCATCgccagtgacgtcatcagctcTGTGACGGGTCTGTCACTGCATGGATGCAGTGTGGCATGCACCGGAGACCCAGTCTGCATGGCCTTCGCGCATGGAGTAGGCGACACGTGTGTGCTGGCATCTGTATGCAATCCGTCCATGACAACTCAGCCTGGATTCATGGTCTACGACATATCACAGTGGTACCAGGACTGA
- the LOC137258386 gene encoding insulin-like growth factor-binding protein complex acid labile subunit, with amino-acid sequence MSVAEMRLLLVLAVIVVQGARVLAKCPDKCFCNVHLTSVNCGGKRLTDLPDDIPLQVEKLYLNNNKFTALGPYAFSNFSRLMYLDLRQNYLQHIEAGVFAKCSQLQQLYLTANHIETIHPEAFEGSEQITYLSLGANKLSNVPSLPPLVHLQSLIMEGNKIMNATFPESYSANTDLTDIVMSNNALDSLTNATFQSLRLSHVKKVEISRSHIQRVESGAFEPLKMLQSLKIGYNPLDSLQLQNVIRGLSHTSLVSLDIRNLSLGGRLPSETFRLLRDTPISSLKMQSNQISNIPSGAFANLPKLILIDLSGCKIQTISESAFENLTVLQTLFLYANSLAKVPRGLPSSLTKLNLNQNQIDKLRNSDFDNLKILEELNLVKNSISELQQYAFLGLMQLQKLHLGQNRISTLPGKLFNMLTRLVSLELNGNNIKFIPESEGRFSSLASLVYLNLDSNALSEMPLDLLHPLESLVYLHLDNNQLGPLLAKDKSGELFQSMAKLKELHLRSNDIHSLPEPMLAEQKSLTILDLSNNKLSHWEHNFFVSTESLRTLDLSMNLISLINETSLSNLGSLQSLNLSGNPFACTCGARWFCGWMNSTDIVLPQRSLYTCNLPPAWQGKVMSSYCKADIDCTDYTVYYIIGAVFGGCMFAFVIFLVCYRYRWYVRYRCFRIKRGLRRVGRSRKDYTRLPGNDKLYDIYVSYADKDREWVLENIIMKFDEGECAGCKCEGQYRTCFKERDFNPGRGDISNMDECINASASAMVIATDEYVTCKWCQFEFDTLVDAQVKKVISPLILVKVGNLHGNIPKLMERMIQRHEYIEWISKDTAEANFLERVTDQIAPKVVGGAIQA; translated from the coding sequence ATGTCTGTTGCCGAGATGAGGCTGCTGCTGGTCCTTGCAGTAATCGTCGTCCAGGGGGCGAGAGTACTTGCAAAGTGTCCTGACAAGTGTTTCTGTAACGTTCATCTGACCTCTGTTAACTGTGGGGGTAAACGCCTCACAGACCTGCCCGACGATATACCTCTGCAGGTAGAAAAGTTGTATCTTAACAACAACAAATTCACCGCCCTCGGTCCATACGCTTTTTCTAACTTCTCCCGACTGATGTACCTGGACCTCCGACAGAACTACCTTCAACACATTGAAGCCGGTGTATTTGCCAAGTGTTCCCAACTTCAACAGTTGTACCTTACTGCTAACCACATAGAAACTATCCACCCAGAAGCTTTTGAAGGATCTGAACAAATTACCTACTTATCGCTCGGAGCAAACAAACTGAGCAATGTTCCATCTCTGCCTCCTCTTGTTCATCTGCAGAGTCTTATCATGGAGGGAAACAAGATCATGAATGCTACTTTTCCAGAGAGCTATTCAGCAAACACGGATCTCACCGACATTGTCATGAGCAATAACGCATTAGATAGCCTTACCAATGCAACCTTTCAATCACTGAGACTCTCTCATGTTAAAAAAGTTGAAATATCAAGAAGCCACATACAGAGAGTTGAAAGCGGGGCCTTTGAGCCACTGAAGATGTTACAGTCGCTGAAGATCGGATACAACCCCTTAGATAGTCTGCAGCTGCAGAATGTCATTCGTGGGCTGAGCCACACAAGCTTAGTGTCCTTAGATATCCGGAACCTGAGTCTGGGTGGAAGGCTGCCTTCCGAAACGTTTCGTCTCTTACGCGACACACCAATCAGTTCCCTGAAGATGCAGAGTAACCAGATCTCAAATATACCCTCTGGTGCTTTTGCAAACTTACCCAAGCTGATCCTGATTGACCTGTCAGGTTGCAAGATCCAAACGATTTCCGAATCTGCATTTGAGAACTTGACTGTTCTACAGACTCTATTTCTGTATGCCAACAGTCTAGCAAAAGTTCCCCGCGGGCTACCGTCGTCGCTTACAAAACTCAACTTGAACCAGAACCAGATTGATAAACTTAGGAACAGTGACTTTGATAACCTTAAAATTCTGGAAGAGCTGAATCTTGTAAAAAATTCTATTTCCGAACTTCAACAATATGCTTTCTTGGGCCTGATGCAGTTACAGAAATTACACTTAGGCCAAAATCGGATTTCGACCCTGCCAGGAAAGTTGTTTAACATGTTAACAAGGCTTGTATCCCTCGAACTGAATGGCAATAACATCAAATTTATCCCTGAAAGCGAGGGCCGTTTTTCAAGTTTGGCTTCCTTGGTTTATCTGAATCTCGATTCTAATGCATTATCGGAGATGCCTCTTGATCTCCTTCACCCACTCGAGAGTCTGGTATATTTGCATCTCGATAACAACCAGCTTGGGCCTCTCTTAGCCAAAGACAAATCAGGAGAACTGTTTCAAAGCATGGCCAAGCTCAAGGAGCTCCACCTCCGGAGCAATGATATCCACTCCCTTCCAGAACCAATGCTtgctgaacagaaatcattaacCATATTAGATTTATCCAACAACAAATTGTCCCATTGGGAACACAATTTCTTTGTGTCCACAGAATCTCTACGCACCCTTGATCTCAGTATGAACTTGATTTCACTCATCAACGAAACTTCCTTGAGCAATCTAGGTTCTCTTCAAAGTTTGAATCTCTCTGGCAACCCCTTTGCTTGTACATGCGGCGCTAGGTGGTTTTGCGGCTGGATGAACAGTACTGACATTGTCCTTCCACAGCGGTCTCTGTATACGTGTAATCTGCCTCCAGCATGGCAAGGAAAGGTCATGTCTTCCTACTGCAAGGCTGACATTGATTGTACTGATTATACCGTGTACTATATCATAGGAGCAGTTTTTGGAGGGTGCATGTTTGCGTTTGTTATATTTCTAGTTTGTTACAGGTACAGATGGTATGTGAGATACAGGTGCTTCAGAATCAAACGAGGGCTCCGAAGAGTCGGAAGGTCTCGGAAGGACTACACACGTCTTCCAGGCAATGACAAGCTATACGACATCTACGTGTCTTACGCAGATAAGGACAGAGAGTGGGTACTTGAAAACATCATCATGAAGTTTGATGAAGGAGAGTGTGCTGGCTGTAAGTGTGAAGGTCAATACAGAACTTGTTTCAAAGAAAGGGATTTTAATCCAGGCCGAGGAGATATTTCCAACATGGACGAGTGCATCAATGCAAGCGCCAGTGCTATGGTAATCGCCACAGATGAATACGTCACGTGCAAATGGTGCCAATTTGAATTTGATACCCTCGTGGACGCCCAGGTGAAGAAGGTCATCTCGCCCTTAATTTTGGTCAAGGTTGGAAACTTACACGGCAATATCCCCAAATTAATGGAGAGGATGATTCAGAGACATGAATACATAGAATGGATAAGTAAGGACACTGCGGAGGCCAATTTCCTTGAAAGAGTAACTGATCAGATAGCTCCAAAGGTAGTAGGGGGTGCAATCCAGGCATGA